From a region of the Candidatus Brocadia sp. genome:
- a CDS encoding ABC transporter ATP-binding protein, with the protein MENTVTGNNSIAVHCKGLTKSYGSGSNQVHALCGVDLEVRTGELMMLVGPSGCGKTTLISVIAGVLDRDGGECLVFGYDFKQMNPPEKTRYRGRNIGFVFQMFNLIPALTAAENVAVPLIINGAKRREAVGRAREILCRVGLSDRTNAVPAELSGGQQQRVAIARAMLHNPKLIVCDEPTSALDHETGHKVMELLREVAVGIGRALIVVTHDARIFGFADRIAKMDDGRITSIENSRIDLSSNTRH; encoded by the coding sequence TTGGAAAATACCGTGACCGGCAACAATAGTATTGCAGTACATTGCAAAGGCCTGACAAAGAGCTACGGCAGCGGCAGCAACCAGGTGCACGCCCTCTGCGGCGTAGACCTTGAGGTGCGGACGGGTGAGTTGATGATGCTGGTCGGCCCATCGGGCTGCGGTAAGACCACATTAATTTCTGTTATTGCCGGCGTCTTAGACCGCGACGGCGGTGAATGCCTGGTATTTGGCTATGATTTCAAACAGATGAATCCGCCGGAGAAGACGCGGTATCGAGGAAGGAACATTGGATTCGTTTTCCAGATGTTCAATTTGATCCCGGCGCTGACGGCAGCGGAAAATGTTGCGGTTCCTCTGATCATCAATGGCGCCAAACGGCGCGAGGCAGTAGGCCGGGCGCGTGAAATCCTTTGCCGGGTCGGACTGAGTGATCGCACAAACGCTGTTCCCGCTGAGCTTTCCGGTGGCCAGCAGCAGCGCGTCGCCATCGCACGGGCGATGCTGCACAACCCAAAACTCATTGTATGCGATGAACCCACAAGCGCACTCGACCATGAGACCGGCCACAAGGTTATGGAACTGTTGCGCGAAGTGGCCGTTGGGATCGGCCGCGCGTTAATTGTCGTTACCCATGATGCCCGTATCTTTGGATTTGCAGACCGCATTGCCAAAATGGACGACGGGCGTATTACCAGTATAGAGAATTCACGCATTGATCTATCAAGCAATACACGTCATTAG
- a CDS encoding ABC transporter permease: MNLIAIKMLVGNRAKYIGIVVGLTFASLLITQQAAIFLGLMTRTFGFLTDTTLPDIWVMDPKVQYIDDLKPLKETESLRVRSVEGVAWAVPLYKGLLKARLPNGTFQTCNVVGLDDETLIGGPPKMVQGQLADLRGSDAVIINTVGANSKLARVLPDGSRVPMRIGDTMELNDHRAVVVGICQVQRTFQSQPVIYTTFSRATVFAPRERKLMSFVLVKAKPGQDIHALCQRIQKATGLAAYTREGFQALTVRYYMKYTGIPINFGTTVVLGFIVGVAIAGQTFYNFTLDNIRYFGTLKAMGASDFALLRMILLQAATVGAIGYGLGVGIASVLGLSSGSTELSFHLPWQLLLFSAVAVMVICAGSAALSMWKVVRLEPAIVFKN; the protein is encoded by the coding sequence ATGAACCTTATCGCAATAAAAATGCTCGTCGGGAATCGGGCCAAATATATCGGCATTGTTGTTGGACTGACCTTTGCCTCGTTGCTCATTACCCAGCAGGCGGCTATCTTTCTTGGTCTCATGACACGAACCTTCGGCTTTCTCACAGACACAACGCTTCCCGATATCTGGGTAATGGATCCGAAGGTGCAGTATATTGACGACCTGAAACCACTGAAAGAGACTGAATCGCTTCGCGTCCGGAGTGTGGAAGGAGTGGCCTGGGCAGTTCCGCTGTACAAAGGCCTGCTGAAGGCACGGCTTCCCAATGGCACCTTTCAGACGTGCAACGTCGTCGGACTCGATGACGAAACGTTAATTGGCGGACCGCCGAAAATGGTGCAGGGACAACTGGCAGACCTTCGCGGCAGTGACGCCGTTATTATCAATACCGTTGGCGCCAACAGCAAGCTTGCCAGAGTTCTCCCCGATGGAAGCCGCGTGCCCATGAGAATCGGAGATACCATGGAGCTGAACGATCATCGTGCCGTCGTGGTGGGAATTTGTCAGGTACAGCGGACGTTTCAGTCGCAACCGGTCATTTATACCACTTTCTCACGGGCAACGGTCTTTGCGCCGCGCGAGCGCAAACTCATGTCGTTTGTTCTGGTGAAGGCAAAGCCTGGTCAGGATATCCATGCCCTGTGCCAGCGCATTCAGAAGGCAACCGGACTGGCCGCCTATACGAGAGAGGGATTTCAAGCACTTACCGTTCGCTACTACATGAAATACACCGGCATCCCCATTAATTTCGGGACTACGGTCGTGCTTGGCTTTATTGTGGGCGTTGCCATTGCGGGACAAACTTTTTATAATTTTACCCTGGATAATATCCGCTACTTTGGCACCCTCAAGGCAATGGGTGCCTCTGATTTCGCATTGCTGCGCATGATCTTGCTTCAGGCAGCGACTGTTGGCGCTATTGGATACGGGCTCGGTGTGGGGATAGCTTCTGTTTTGGGTCTTTCGTCTGGCAGTACAGAACTTTCCTTTCATTTACCCTGGCAACTCCTGCTCTTCAGCGCAGTTGCGGTTATGGTGATCTGCGCTGGCTCTGCCGCGCTCAGCATGTGGAAGGTAGTGCGGCTTGAGCCGGCGATTGTCTTTAAGAACTAG
- the rodA gene encoding rod shape-determining protein RodA, translating to MQSTVGIKNFDWLLFPLICIILTVGVFFVWSASSDKFLLKQLVWILMGFTLFFTLLYLDYLLVANYAYVIYGVVLLLLILLLVFGGSVKGSQRWFSVGSFSIQPSEFMKITLVITLAQFLRYPKYGLGFVDIGISLLLTGIPMALIVKQPDLGTALVMMPILVAILYTAGIRLYQLVIFIGAGIAVSPLLWLFLLKPYQKLRIVGFLWPDKTADWGAGYHRLQSLIAIGSGGLWGAGWGNGTQNQMRFLPERHTDFIFAVIAEEWGFLRSCFVLLLYIVFLTCGIGIARRTREPCGRLIVVGLVTMFATQIIANICMTLGIAPIVGITLPFMSYGGSSMLTSFIALSLIFNVKMRSKIDLASRRFHGLH from the coding sequence ATGCAAAGTACGGTCGGGATAAAAAATTTTGATTGGTTATTGTTTCCCTTAATATGCATTATTCTTACGGTGGGGGTCTTTTTCGTCTGGAGCGCATCGTCTGATAAATTTTTGTTGAAACAACTTGTCTGGATTTTGATGGGATTTACGCTCTTTTTTACCCTCCTCTATTTGGACTATCTCCTGGTCGCCAACTATGCTTATGTCATCTATGGAGTCGTCCTCTTATTGTTAATCCTCTTGCTGGTATTCGGCGGTTCTGTAAAAGGTTCACAGAGATGGTTTTCCGTCGGTTCTTTTTCGATTCAGCCATCAGAATTCATGAAAATCACCCTGGTAATCACCCTCGCACAATTCCTCCGATACCCAAAGTACGGACTCGGATTCGTTGATATCGGGATTTCCCTGCTCCTGACCGGTATTCCCATGGCGCTTATCGTAAAGCAGCCGGACCTTGGTACGGCGCTTGTTATGATGCCGATCTTGGTTGCCATCTTATACACAGCGGGTATCCGGCTCTATCAACTTGTGATTTTCATTGGCGCTGGCATAGCCGTATCCCCGTTACTCTGGCTGTTTTTGTTAAAACCCTATCAAAAATTAAGGATTGTTGGGTTTCTCTGGCCTGATAAAACCGCTGATTGGGGGGCGGGTTACCACCGGCTTCAGTCTCTCATAGCTATTGGTTCCGGTGGTTTATGGGGAGCCGGATGGGGCAACGGCACACAGAATCAGATGCGATTTCTGCCGGAGCGGCATACCGATTTTATCTTTGCGGTTATTGCGGAAGAATGGGGATTTTTGCGATCATGTTTTGTCTTGCTTCTTTACATCGTCTTTCTCACGTGCGGCATTGGTATTGCCCGGCGTACGCGGGAACCGTGTGGACGGCTTATCGTTGTTGGACTGGTTACGATGTTTGCAACTCAAATTATAGCAAATATTTGCATGACGCTGGGGATTGCTCCCATTGTTGGAATCACGCTCCCATTCATGAGTTATGGAGGTTCTTCCATGCTCACATCATTCATTGCCCTTTCCCTTATTTTTAACGTTAAGATGCGTTCAAAGATAGACCTTGCCTCCAGGCGCTTTCATGGACTACATTAA